Sequence from the Halobaculum rubrum genome:
CTCGATGCCCTGTGCGAGCCGGCGGTACTTCGCGGCCTTCTGGAACGCCGCGGAGTTCAGCACCGCCTCGATCTCCTTGTCGGACAGCTCGTCGACCGAAAAATCGCTCACGCCTCCTCACCTCCGTCGGCCGCGACCCGACGCGCGCCGGCGTCGAGAGCGAACGCGACCCCGCGCAGCTTCACGCCGGCAACGTCGAACCCGCACGGCGCGAGTCGCGTCCGGCACGGTCCGACCGTCGATAGGCCGTGATCCGCGAGCGCGCGGCCGCACTCGGGACAGTCGTTTCTCAGGAAAAGCGGTACGTCCTCTCGTTCGGGGGATTCAAGCCCCGATGTGCTGTCGTCATACACGGCTTTCGTGCTCCACTCACGAAGGCCCGCGCGGACCGGCGTCCCAAGCGCCGGGTCCGCAAACTTCTGCGAGCAGGGACCCATCGGGGAGCGACGGGTCCGCGAAGTGCCTTCGTACCAATCGGCTGAGAACGGACACGACTTGAATATACCGATGGTATATGCTACTAGGTTATCTGATTCAGACATACCATCAGGATTGAGCACGCTATTTACCGATGGTATATAGACATCTTGGGAGAGGGAATCAGATTGAAACTCGTCCGTCCTACTGATTTCGATATTCTTGAGGCGTTTATGGAGCACGGACGGAACGTTGCGCCCAACATTGCGGAACATCTGGACCGCGACAAAGGGTACATCAACACGCGACTGCCGCAACTCGCAGATTACGGGCTTCTCGCTCGTATCGGACCGAGTGAGAACGCCGGCCTCTACGAGATCACAAAGCGCGGCCGCGTCGCACTGGAGCAGCGGGACGAGTACGAGGACGCGGACGACTTCGACGCCGTGATAGACGACTACCTCGACGACGAGGACTGACCGAACGCTTTTCTCGGACGTTCTCGTATCGATTCGTATGAGTACGGGACGCAAGATCAGCCTGATCGAGGAGGACGACGGCGGCTGGTCGGCGATCGACGAGGAGGTCGGCGTCGCCAGCCAAGGCGAGACGCGCGAGGAGGCACTCGCGAACCTCGACGAGGCGGTCGAACTCACGATCGAAGCCCGCGAGGACGACACGGAGGCTCCTGAAGCGGACGCGCCGTGGTTCGACGCGTGACAGGGCCGCCGCGCGATTTTTCCGGACACGATATCGTCAACGTCCTTCGGAAGTTCGACTACCGGAAGGACCGCCAGCGGGGGAGTCACGCGATCTTGAAGTACACGAATCCGGACACGGGCGAGGTCCGAACGGTGACGGTCCCGCTTCACGACCGGGTGAAGATCGGGACGCTCCAGAGTATCGCCGAACAGTGTGGTGCCGACGACTTCGGAGAGTGGTGCTACTGGATCGACGAACACCGCTGACTCGGCGGCGGCGGGAACTGTTTTGGACACGTGGATCACTCCCCGAAGACGCGCGCCTCGGCACGATCGACGATCGTCTCGACCCACGCGGGGAGCTCGTCGAGATCGACGCCAACACCGCCACGGAACGCGCGCCGCGGTTCGATGTTCCTCAGCTTGACCCGCGCGTCGATCCGGTAGTCGTCGAACTGCTCGCCGGTCCGCGCCTCGACCTGTAGCGTTCCGTTCGCGTCGGTCGAGACGAGCACGTCGACGCGTCGGGGAACGCCGTCCCGGTCGTGACCGTGGGCGACGAGGTCGACGCTGATCTCGATCGTCTGTGCTCCGCTGCCATGGGCCGGCCGCTCGGACTGTGCCATACCCGACGCTGTGACCGTCCCCTGCATAAGGCCGAGTCGGAGGTTCCACTCGCTTCCACTCGGTCACAAACCGCCAGACAACGCCCGATCTCAGACTTCCAGTTACCCTTCCACTCGCTTCGAGTCGGTCAGCCGATACAGCTTCCCATCCGCTCCCCGGGATACCGCGACGAGGTTGTAGTGTTCGAGCTTCGGGAGGTGCGTCCCGCGCATCGAGCGATAGCTGAGGGTGTCGTCGCCGTGCTCCTCCTGGTATCGTTCGTACAGATCCTTCTGGATGAGCGGCCCGTCGCGTTTGAGGATCTGATAGACGGTATGCTGGTGATCGTTCAACTTCGAGATCGACTTCTGGCGGATCTCTGCCTCGGCGTCGACGACGGACTCCTCGACGAGCCGCTCCGGGATCGACGAAAGGCCCTCACCGGCAGCCTTCTTCGCGGCGACCCGCAGCGCCGTGATAGCTTTCCGGGCATCGCCGTCGGTCGACTCGGCGATCCGACGGAGGACGTGGCGCTCGGCAGCACCGTCAACGAGCCCGGACTGAGCGCGTCGGCCGAGGATCTCCGTCACGATATCGGCGTTGTAGTGGTCGAACCGGACACGGTAGCCGACGCCGATGCGCGAGCGGACACGGTCTTCGAGCTTGGCGAATAGGTCCACCTCACGGTTCGCGATAGCGATCCACGAGAGCCCGCGGACGGTGTGAAGGTCGTACAGCAGTTTCGTGTCCCGGAGCTGGTCGACCTCGTCGAGGATGATCACGCTGGGTGAGTCGAGCTTCGACTGCAGCTCATCGAGGAGATCTCGAACGGGAGCGCCGCGACGGACCGAGGTGTTCGCGAGATCCTTGACGGCGCGTTCGAGGACGGCGCTGCGAGTGTAGTCCTTCCAGCAGTTCACGTAGCCGGTCGGCACGTCGAGCACCTCGCGCCGGAGCTCTCGAACGGAGGCGCGCGCAACTGTCGTCTTCCCCGAGCCGGAGGGACCGAACAGAAAACAGTTCTCGGCAGAAAAGCCGTCCTCGACGGGTGCAAGGGCGTCTGTGACCTCGTTCATGTGCTGATGCCGACCAACGATCTCTCGCGGAAGGTGATCGTCCTCGAACACTGTGCCGTCACGTAACATCTACTCGAATCGGTGTGCCCGGCGGGGTGATAAGTGGACACGCATACCTTCCAGTTGCTTCCAGTCGGCTGCACAATCATGGGTTGTTGACGCCCGCGGGCGCCCGCGCTGTTCGCGAGCGGTATGGTTCGATGAGAGAGTGTGGGTCACTACTGCGTGAAGAAGTCAGGGGCAGGCGAATTCCCTACCCAAGGAACATGGCGCCTGCCCGCTGCGGGCCCGTATAGAATGAGAGCGTCTCACGTACTTATGGATTCGGGTCGACCGTCGACGATACCGTTCGACGGATGATCGAACCCGGGATTTTGAATTCTGGCGTTTGAAGGCTTCTCCCTACTATGTGATGGGTTCTCACACCCATGTCGTTCACACAAAGTATTTACCGTGACTGCCATTTATTCCTCACACCCCTACCCGAATGCGCTGGTAGCCACGCAGCCCCAGACCGAGTCCGGCTGTCCACCGACAACCGGTGTCGGGTGTGGCAGGCGGGCGTCTGCAGCAGGCTCGGGAGGACGCTGCCGGTGCGATGCAGTGCGGTGCGATTCAACACAAACCATGACAGACAACAATAACAAGATCCGCGCGCTGTTCCTGACAGCGCTGATGGTGTTCAGCGTCTTCGCTGGGACTGTCGCGTTCGCAGGTACAGCTGCTGCGGCAACTTCCGGTCTCTCCGTGAGTCCGTCAGATGCAGCTCCTGGCGACACAATAACGGTGAGTGCGACAGCCGCAACGGGCGGAAATGACGTAACGTATGCAATTGACGCAGACCAAGATGGAAGCATCCAATCGGATGAGCACATCGCTACCAATACCTCGGACACCAATGGGAATTCTGAGGTAACATTCACGCCTTCAGATATCGCTGGCATTACAGCGGATTCTGACGGTACGTATACGGTGTACGCTGTCGAGGAAGGTAATGGCGATGGTACCGACGACACCACATACACCGTAAGTAGCCCGGGTAGCACCTACGACCAATCCACGACGCTCAACCTGAACTCCGACACAGACGCACCGTCTGTTTCTGGAGCAGTTGAGTTCTCGGACACTGATGGTGCCAACATCGCTGGCGGCACGACCGACAGTGAGAGCATCATTGAGGTCGGATTCTCCGAGGACGTTCTCCAGAACGACTCCTCGAGCGCACTCACGACGACCGACAACATCACCGTCTACGTCAACGATGAGGACGTCACGAGCGACTACACGCTCGACTCGGCCGGTGACACGAACGGCCAGATCGTCCTCTCATCGTCGACAGCGCTCGACCCCGGCGACGAGGTCATTGTCAACATCAACGCCCTCTCCGACACGACTGGCGTTGACTCCGCCGAACCCGGTAACGTTTCGGTGACCGTGACCGGCACGACGCTCGCAGAGAGTGGCTCGGATCTCAGCACCTTCGAAGGAGCTACCGTTGCCTTCGTCACGGAGGACGGTTCCGAGGACCTGAATCAGGACCTCGAAATTGTCACGGACGGTGGCGAGTTCATCTTCAGTGGTAGCACTGGTCCCGGTAGTCAGGTCTACGTCTTCGATACGGCCGACCGAAACACCAGTGCGACCTACCAGTTCAG
This genomic interval carries:
- a CDS encoding type II toxin-antitoxin system HicA family toxin yields the protein MTGPPRDFSGHDIVNVLRKFDYRKDRQRGSHAILKYTNPDTGEVRTVTVPLHDRVKIGTLQSIAEQCGADDFGEWCYWIDEHR
- a CDS encoding type II toxin-antitoxin system HicB family antitoxin, with the protein product MSTGRKISLIEEDDGGWSAIDEEVGVASQGETREEALANLDEAVELTIEAREDDTEAPEADAPWFDA
- a CDS encoding Cdc6/Cdc18 family protein, translated to MNEVTDALAPVEDGFSAENCFLFGPSGSGKTTVARASVRELRREVLDVPTGYVNCWKDYTRSAVLERAVKDLANTSVRRGAPVRDLLDELQSKLDSPSVIILDEVDQLRDTKLLYDLHTVRGLSWIAIANREVDLFAKLEDRVRSRIGVGYRVRFDHYNADIVTEILGRRAQSGLVDGAAERHVLRRIAESTDGDARKAITALRVAAKKAAGEGLSSIPERLVEESVVDAEAEIRQKSISKLNDHQHTVYQILKRDGPLIQKDLYERYQEEHGDDTLSYRSMRGTHLPKLEHYNLVAVSRGADGKLYRLTDSKRVEG
- a CDS encoding ArsR family transcriptional regulator, which encodes MEHGRNVAPNIAEHLDRDKGYINTRLPQLADYGLLARIGPSENAGLYEITKRGRVALEQRDEYEDADDFDAVIDDYLDDED